In Podarcis raffonei isolate rPodRaf1 chromosome 8, rPodRaf1.pri, whole genome shotgun sequence, the genomic window TTATTTCTTCATATCCAGCGAGGATCATCTTCTTATATTTTAATTCTTGAAAGATATGTCCAGCTTTCAATAAGTTTACTGTTGACTTTTATTTCCTATGTTCCCTTAAAGTGAGTTAACATCTGTTTATGCATTCTTAGTATGATGTTGTTCAATTAAAAGTTCTGAGTGGATTATATAGTGCAAGGTGGCTAAcaaaaaaaattgatttaaagCTTGGCTTCTGGTTGTCTCTGACTGACAAAGCCTGCTTTTGAGAGCACCTGTCCTCTGGAACATACCTGGCAGCAGAATAAATATCAAACTCTGGCCTGGAACTTCAGAAACAATCCTGCCAAAAAGTTATTCCCCCAAATGGGCTTGGTGGCAGTTGCCCCCTCATGACAACTACTGTTTTCTTCTTCCAGGAATGTAGCACTGCCAGGCTTAAGAGAAGTTATAAGAAAGAAAAGTTTGCCTCTGAACATGCACAGAGTATACTTCATTTAATACCAAGCAACCACAAGCACTAGTTATTCCCACCTTGATTTTATATGCCATATGCAAATGATGAGAGTTCATGCACAAGGCAATGCTGTTTCATGTTTCATCTTGAGTGACTTCATGCCTataagagaagagtttggatttgatatcccgctttatcactacccgaaggagtctcaaagtggctaacattctcctttcccttcctcccccacaacaaacactctgtgaggtgagtggggctgagagacttcagagaagtgtgactggcccaaggtcacccagcagctgcatgtggaggagcggagacgcgaacccggttccccagattatgaatctaccgctcttaaccactacaccacactggctctcctacaaTCAACAGGAGTTTCCCCAGCTGGGATGTTCCACCTGCAAACATAATACCACACAACAGATACTGggtccatttattttatttcacaatatTTTAAAGGCACTTTTCTGGAGAAGCCTATTGAAAGCGGTTTATAACATTTAAAAGCCTCACAATGAGTGAACAATAAATAGACTATAAGCAAGCCTGcaagaagccacacagagtgactggggcaacccaggctgAGGGGCggggtattaacaacaacaacatcttagaCCAGTGCTATCTCAAAGTGGGGGTCCACAGACTGGTGCCATCCATAAGCCATTGCTAGTCCATGCTGAACTCCACCACAGCCCAGGTTGGGTGGGACACTTCAGAGATCAAATGTACTGATGCCTGGCACACTGGGTGGGCAGGAATTGCTGGATAACTACATCAGATAGTTTAATAAGTCCTACTCTCAACAAGAATACATCAAACCAACGTCATACCTGTAAGGCTAATATCAAAACAAGGGCTTTTAATATCTTATATTCATATTATCTTACATATCttataaaatacagtattatATTATACCAGGCTCCATCCCCCACCCACCTGCTcttttagtagtagtaataataataatcagtgcttttattaaaaaaaatgtttaggggtactctcattttcctactcatattgaaatactgcccttcgatgaggccaaacttagattcacaaaatgtttaggggtatgcgtacccctgcgtgtgtctcccctgaaaaaagcactggtaataataataataataataataataataataataataataataataaatttatttataccccacccatctggctgggtttccccagacactctgggcggctcccaacagaataataaaaatacaataaaacatcaaacattaaaaacttccctaaacagggctgccttcagatgtcttctaaaagtcagacataAGTCATAAGttgtttccttaacatctgatgggagggcgtttcacagggcaggtgccactaccgagaaggccctctgcctggtactctgtaacctcacttcttgcagggagggaatcgccagaaggccctcggtgctggacctcagtgtccaggctgaatgatgggagtggagacgctccttcaagtatattgGGCCAAGGCAGTTTAGCTTCAGATATACCGTTGTCACTGGAAATGAATATCAGAACCGTTGGAAACTAGAGCCTTCCATTTTTCTGTTTAGCATTGACAAAAGGGCTGCTGCATTCACCTTCTGCCCTCGGTACCCAAGTGCCAAGCAGGATGGAGTAAAGGAAAGACACCTCAGGCCTGCTAAGGCACATTGCTCTTTACAGATGCATGTTCTGAGGAGGGCTGGAAGGGACTGGGACAAAATGAATATTTTACAGACTTTAATAAGAAGCAGGTAACAGACTGGGGGCAGGCAGGAGAGTTTATGGGCTGCAGTAGACAGGCGGAGTTTTCCACATgggataaaaaaggtaaaggtacccctgcccgtacgggccagtcttgacagactctggggttgtgcgcccatctcactcaagaggccgggggccagcgctgtccggagacacgctgccagcgtgacaaagctgcatctggcgagccagcgcagcacacggaaacgccgtttaccttcccgccagtaagcggtccctatttatctacttgcacccgggggtgctttcgaactgctaggttggcaggcgctgggaccgagcagcgggattcgaaccgccgacctttcgatcggcaagccctaggcgctgaggcttttacccacagcgccacccgcgtccctccacatGGGATAGTTGTGAGCAAACCAGAAATGTGGTTGCTATGGACATAGAAACTTGACAGGTCCAAGACAAGACCCCGAGGGAATCTTTCCCTGCTGCTACTACTCCTATTACCCCCAGAGCTGTTGAAATCCATGATCATGTGCTTACATGGATGAAACTCAGTTCAAACCAAGAAGTTTTTGTTATGAATCTGCCCTACCTCTTGGTGGTTGTAGTGTTAGCAGATGTTTCATCAGTGTCTTCATGCAGCTTGAAAAATAACTTGGCAAAACTGGTCCCCTGTAGCTTCCCACGGAAACTCTGTGCAGCAAAGGCATACAGGATGGGGTTGACAGTGCTGCTTAAAAAGGCTACAGCCCAGTGAATGTTTGAGACAACCTTGTCGGCATGATCCAGAGTTTTTGCCACACCTGGGAAGGTGCTTTGCAGCAACAGTGCACAGACTGTGAGGAGGCTGAAGATGTGGTAAGGGAGCCAGCACACAAAGAAGCCCCCAACCACAGCAATAATCAGCTTCTTGGTCTTCATCTTCTGATGGAATTTCAGAGTCCCAACCTTCCTTGCCACGCAGGAATAGCAGATGGCAATCACAGCAAAGGGGATCACACCCTTTGAACAAAGTCTCCACCACGTTATCCACAATCTACTGCCATTGGGCCCCATACACATCATCTGAGCAATCTCCTTCCACATTCTGGCTCGATGTGAATATCAGAGTTGGAGATGCAAAGGCAACTGCTAACAACCAAACTGCCACTAATGTTATGTATACCACATGCGGTCTCTGCCACCTTTTGGAAGCAACTGGAAGAACCACCACAGCCAAGCGATGCAGGCTCATCAGGGTGATTAAAAAGATACTGGCGTACATAGTTAAATAGTTAAAGTACACAAGGAGCTTGCAAGAAGCCTCTCCCAAGTTCCAGCTGGTCGCAAAGTCATAAATCCAAAATGGCACTGTGAGCAATGCCATTAAGTCAGCCATGGCTAAGTTCAGGATGAGTGCAATGGTGAATGATCTCCGGGGAAACTTGGTTAGGATGATCCAGAGCACAAAGCTATTCCCAGGTATGCCAGTCAGGAAGCAAGCACTAAGAACCAGGTTTGGAAGCAAAGTGTGCTGCGCCCACAAAGTGTCCATCCCTGTGTTGTTCAATCCAATCTCTGTAGAACTATTGAGAGCCATTGTGGATCTCATTCGGGGATTAGCAGTTGCAAAGAGTGAGTGAGCACCATCTTATATAGAGGTTCATGGTAAATGCAGAGGAAATGGCCGTGGGTGATGCAGTAACACAGCTTCTCAAGAAATTCATGCAATCCATCATATCCTTCAGCTTTCACCTTCTGGCTCTATGTTAATATCAGAGTTGGAATGCAAAGACAATCACCACAAATCCTGAATTCTTATGATGTCGAACTTCACTTTCATACACAAATTCCCATGCCTATTAACCTAGTTATTTAAATAATGATTAGTTACGGcctttgatagctttatcctctgcAAATCtatctaatctccttttaaagccttccaagctAATGGCCATCACCACATTCAGTGGTAGTGAagtcagacaaaaggaagtacttctttcaCACATCACATAATTAAACTcttcctacacaaatccagagtggagtttctaaggcggttggatggcatcttgtatgcctccttccggcaactcctgctgccaagctgatgccaaatgccttgtcttgctttcctttcctctaGACTACATCAGTGGGGCCAAGAGCAGGGTggttcttgttgtctgggcagcccaggacctccatacacactgcccaggcttgcaccccataGACTCCactcccaaaggtgcactcctccatctCTTGACGACAAACTGGTCCTGGAAGGGATGAGTAAATATCCTGACTTCCTATTACTTCATGCAAAGATCAGCATACTAATCATGTGTTACCAGCAAAGTTCAGTTATCAATTACTGTAAGAAAGCTTCAGACTCTGTACAATAAAATCTTATTCTAGGAGTAAACTCATGATTCAGAAACATACAGAAAGCCATTTCTAACTAGGGCTATGTCTAACTAGGGCATTTCTAACTAGGGCTATGTCCCTTCAACTTCAAACTCGTCAGAGTAAACGAAATGATAAATAGGCAGGAACTTGTATGTAACGAACAATGGTTCGAAGTCATAATGGTGTTACAACATTCACTTACCCATAGTTAACACTGACCAGTTTGTCATGTTCAGATGGCATGACAAGTCAAGAGCAGAAGcaatggaggagggaagggggaaagaaaccaCATAACCTCACTACTTTGTTCCTATAACTGTGGTTTAATGTTCCTAGAACATTAAACCACAGTTGAAGGTTCTGTTTGGCTGAGGCCACTCTCTTCTTACCTAACACAGATGAAGTGAGAGGGCCCTATTTAAGCAAACATGTGCTCAGGAACCAAAGCAACCTAATTTTACCCAGGTAGAGCTTAGAGCCTCCTCATTGTCGGAAGGCTGCAgcagccaatcacatcacatgAAGTTTGTTTCCAGTCTCTGAACTTGAGGCTATTTGCTTCATTTCCAGATATGTctataatgtttttaaaaagcaagtctgCAGGAAATTTATTAGGTATTTTTATGtgcatttctcccaataaacaaaCTTATATACAGTTGTGCCAAGTACTggtatttgcatttttgcaagtTATTTTGTCCTAATAGAACATATTTTTGTATCTTGTTTtgaccaatatacacatttttgtatgcattctgGAGTTgcaaaattgcattgcaaaatatggAGAAGTGTGACATCTGAAAGAGATCTGCTTTAGTTTGTATAGGTtttagaagtgcaaattttgtagGTTTGAATTATGAATTGAACTAATTTCTTCCCTGGGCTGACCCTGAGGTGAGGAAATGTCAAAAGTGTAAACACTTTGGTGACACTGGAAATTCCTTAACTCCTTGGTTCAGGATTTGCTGTGCAAATCCGAAAcctagttttgttttattttcagaagGAGGGATAGGAAACAAAGCAACTCATTCCAAATTGTTAACTACAAATATCATACACAACTGGAAGTCTTCCctcattcattcacacacacaaacacacacacacaaggcaacCACCCTGATTCCATGTCTGAAAATGTAAGAGGAAATTATGCTCTTTCGCCAGCTTCAACAAAAACAGGAACTTGCATTTCCAAAAATTGTCACACAAACCACACTTCCTCACAGTGCCTTTTTCGGCCAAAGTGTTCCCTTAATTATCTCCATGTGGTCCCTTCTCTTCAGGGATTTAGCACTACCAGCCTCATGAAAAATGATAAGGAAAAGTGCCCCCAAGTGCAGCATGCACAGCTTCCTTGAATAGGAGTTGTGGGggtttcagggatggggaaacaaaGCAGGTAAAGCACATAGGGTGAAGACATCCCATTTACTTTCTGGTGGGTACAGAAAGTACAAATGCAACTTGAaacacagcgggggggggggaggaaatgcccTCGCTGCACTTTAAGGCACTAACGTGTACATAGCCCTAATCTGGGGTAGCAAAGAAATGTCAGATCTTCAAGTATTTTAAGACGGCTAGTATGTCCCTGGTAGGTagtgcttttcttctaaaaaaaaaaagtgccagtgctgtgtacccttgagaaccttcaggggggaaagcactgctggTAGGTCTTTTCCATGCTAAATATACCAAGTTCCTTCAACTTTTACTCAAACAACCTGTTTCCCGTCTCATGGATAATCTGCACTGCCCTCCTCTAAAcctattctgttttttaaataaatacttcTTAAAGCATCCAAAACTAGACATAGTATTCCAGGTAGGGCCCAGCTAGTGCAAAATAAAGTGGAATTTACCTGAACATGGCATCATATCATCTCAgctgctatcatcatcatcatcattataatttatataccaccctatacccagaggtctacCCAAGATGAGAAAATAAGTTGCCAGCCATTCCCATGTGTCATCattgtttatttgtatgctgttttttCATCATAgatcatgctcaaagcagcttacaacttCAAAAAGTTTACATAATTCACGAGCATTTACAAGACAGAACAACATGTAAATCGTTATATAGGCTAATGAAAACATCTCTTATTAATAAATATACAAGAAGATGAAACAATCCACTGATAATTTTTAATGAGGACTAATAACACCCAAAATAATACATCTTCAAAATTAAATCTTGACCCTAGCAACAATCACCAAGCAATAATACCACATCTGGAGGACTTTCGGCGGCAGCAGAAGCCTTTGatgctcaggggtcacataattaGTTAGTTATAAACTAGGTGTCTCATGCTGCCCTCCCTGTACCATGTATTTGTGTATCTATGTGACATATGGATAGATAGACACAAACTGCAAACATTTTAACACCAACCATTTAACTTCTGAATGATAACTTTATCATGCATTAGTTCCCTTtccatccccaccccctgctgggGCATTCAAATTCTTGTTGCAATCAACAATGATAAATTAGCACGATAACCAGAAAGTTGGTGTTTGTCTTTTCAgtttgaaaataaattttaaaaactaaaaaaatgaTGAATTAACTCAACATAAGTATTGTAAGAGTATTGCTGCTAGCTGTGCCCTTATTCAAAATACTTTAAAAGTTTGGGCTTTAGCAAAGGAATGCTGGGATAGCAGGATAGCCAAAACAGGTTCCCACCAGACACAATAATATTTCAAGGTGATATCTCTGGTCAGCAATTTCAGTTCTGCAGCAATTTCTGCAGGTAGAAGGTTGACTTGATTATTGTAAGCACTGGAAAACTTCGGGAAAGAACCTGCCATGAGCATCTTCTATCTTGGGTACCCAAGTAGCCAGCAGAACTAGGGATAGGGGGTAAATTAAATTCattcatatttaaagatgaacctacctaatttgtatttttcttaaaaaatacatGAAGTGAAACACAGCCATTTAAATCTGCACTTCTTccagttttgcaatgcagttcttcagccatgtAATAGGTACAAAAATGCAAGTGCTAGATGAAAATGTGCATATCATTgcttatatttgtgaaaataaaacaccagtctgcattttattggtgaaaatagctttgcaaaaatgtgtatatcaggttaaaatgcatacaaaaatgtagttACTAAAAGAAATCcacgctaaaatgctgatgaatattactgaggacttaaaaaaaacaactgatgtggaaatgtgaagaactgaacttaagattgaaaaaatggGAAagtgggagaaactgaaattgatagatttgtccatccctaagaAGGACTGAGTAGAGGTAGCACATCTTAATGCAGCCAGGGCTCACGGTTCTTTCATGGAGATATTGTGAGGTGTCCTGCGCAGAGCAAAAATGTAAGCAGGTAATAGCCTGGATACAGGTAGGAAAGTTTTTTGGATAGAATAGACGTCAAGAGTTCTCCACATTCCAAAGTTGCTAATGAACCACAGATaaggttgttgttgctgcacaCAAAAACTCTCTGGGTCTCCCTCAGATTGCCAGGTGCCACAACAGCATTGTGTTGGTCTCACATCCAttattttaccccagcaacctcTGAGGTTCTTCCTTTGTTTATTAATATATACAGAAAATGCTCATATCAGAGGAGGAATATTTTAGTCTAAAGTTACCCCCTTCCTCCCCTGGAGTTACAGAGCCTGCACTGAAGCAGTACCTTCTCTAGTAAGTTTCTGCTCTGTGTCTTCCTGCATTTTGGCAAATAACTTGGCAAAATTGGTCTCTCGCAGTCCGCCACGGAAGCTCCGGGCAGCAAAAGCATAGAGGATGGGGTTCAGGCAGCTGCTTAAAAAGCATACGGACCCATGAAGGTTGTTTAGCGCTTCAGTTGTCTCTAGCAAGGCCTTTGCCTTCTCCGGTTGAGCATATTTCAGCAACAATGCAGAGATTATGACGAGATTTAAGATGTGGTAAGGCAGCCAGCACACAAAGAAGGCACCCACCACAGCTGCAACCAGCTTCCCAGTTTTCATTTCCTTGCAGCGTCTCAGTGTCCGAATCCTTCTCATCATGCAGGAGTAGCAGATGGAGAGAATAGACAACGGGATCACGAAGGCAAACAAGATCTCCAGAACATTGACTGCAAGGCGGTGCTCATCCGAGAAATACATGTCATCCGTACACTCTCCAACCTTGTTCTTGGTCGATGCAGATATCAAAGTTGGGCATGCAAAGACACCTGCCAGCAACCAAACTGCCAGCAACATCCTGCACACCACATGTGGCCTCCGCCACATTTGGGAGGTGAACGGAAAGACCACAACAGCAAAGCGGTGCAGGCTCATCAGGGTGATGAAGAAGATGCTGGCATACACAGTTAAGTAGACGAGGTAGATGAGAAGTCTGCACATGACATTTCCAAAGACCCAGCTGTTGAGAAAATAGTAGATCCAGAATGGCGCTGTCAACATGACCATCAAGTCAGCCAAGGCCAAGTTCAAGATGACATTAATGGTGAATGAGCGCTGGGGGAACTTGGTAAGAACCGTCCAGACCACAAGACCATTCCCAGGCATGCCAACCAGGAAGCAAGCCCCGAGGAAGAGGCTTGGAAGCAAGCTGGCCTTCACCCATGACACCTCTGCCACCGTGTTGTTCCCATACATCATTGTAATATTGGGGGGAGCCAATGCAGAGCTCAGCCTTTGCAAATAGGTGTCAGAAAATGAGTGAAACTACAACACCAGTGCAAAAAGGAAATGACTGGGGCTGATGCAGATGATGTAGGTACATTACCACATTTTCTCAAAATGTTGGTAAAAGCCAAACATTGCTTTTGAAGGGGGGCTTCCCCTTTCTGTTCTTGTACTCAAACTAGGACTACTCAACTGGTTTGCAACATATGTTTATGCTAAGTACGGAAGCTCTGTCATTGCAACCTACATGCCCCCAGAATATATTTACCTGGGTACAAGGAGGAAAGTTACTTGGCTAGGATAGACATAAAGAGTTCTCCACATTGGAAAGTAGCTAATGAATCACAGATaaggttgttgttgctgcacaCAAAAACTATCTGGGACTCCCTCAGATTGCCAGGTGCCACAACAGAATTGCCTTGGTCTCAAAACCATttattttaccccagcaacctcTGAGGTTCTTCCTTTGCTTATTAATATATACAGAAAATGCTCATATCAGAGGAGGAATATTTTATTCTAAAGTTACTCCCTTACTCCCCTGGAGTTACAGAACCTGCATTGAAACAGTAATGTCCTTAGTAGATTTCTCCTCTGTGTCTTCATGCATTTTGGCAAATAACTTGGCAAAATTGGTCTCTCGTAGTCCGCCACGGAAGCTCCGGGCAGCGAAAGCATAGAGGATGGGGTTCAGGCAGCTACTTAAAAAAGCTACAGACCCATGAAGGTTTGTTAGAGCTTCAGCTGTCTCTAGCAAGGCCTTTGCCTTCTCCGGCTGAGCATATTTCAGCAACAATGCAGAGATTATGACGAGATTTAAGATGTGGTAAGGAAGACAGCACACAAAGAAGGCACCCACCACAGCTGCAACCAGCTTCCCAGTTTTCATTTCCTTGCAGCGTCTCAGTGTCCGAATCCTTCTCATCATGCAGGAATAGCAGATGGAGAGAATAGAAAACGGGATGACGAAGGCAAATAAGGTCTCCAGAATGTTGACCACAAGGCGATGCTCATCTGAGAAATATATTTCATCCGTACACTCTCCAACCTTGTTCAGGCTTGATGCAGATACCAGAGTTGGGCATGCAAAGACACCTGCCAGCAACCAAACTGCCAGTAACATCCTGCACACCACATGTGGCCTCCGCCACATTTGGGAGGTGAACGGAAAGACCACAACAGCAAAGCGGTGCAGGCTCATCAGGGTGATGAAGAAGATGCTGGCATACACAGTTAAGTAGACGAGGTAGAGGAGAAGTCTGCACATGACATTTCCAAAGACCCAGCTGTTGAGAAAATAGTAGATCCAGAATGGCGCTGTCAACATGACCATCAAGTCAGCCAAGGCCAAGTTCAAGATGACATTAATGGTGAATGAGCGCTGGGGGAACTTGGTAAGAACCGTCCAGACCACAAGACCATTCCCAGGCATGCCAACCAGGAAGCAAGCCCCGAGGAAGAGGCTTGGAAGCAAGCTGGCCTTCACCCATGACACCTCTGCCACCGCGTTGTTCAAGTGTGTGTCTGTGATGTTGAGAA contains:
- the LOC128419260 gene encoding leukotriene B4 receptor 1-like; protein product: MALLNITDTHLNNAVAEVSWVKASLLPSLFLGACFLVGMPGNGLVVWTVLTKFPQRSFTINVILNLALADLMVMLTAPFWIYYFLNSWVFGNVMCRLLLYLVYLTVYASIFFITLMSLHRFAVVVFPFTSQMWRRPHVVCRMLLAVWLLAGVFACPTLVSASSLNKVGECTDEIYFSDEHRLVVNILETLFAFVIPFSILSICYSCMMRRIRTLRRCKEMKTGKLVAAVVGAFFVCCLPYHILNLVIISALLLKYAQPEKAKALLETAEALTNLHGSVAFLSSCLNPILYAFAARSFRGGLRETNFAKLFAKMHEDTEEKSTKDITVSMQVL
- the LOC128419261 gene encoding leukotriene B4 receptor 1-like, producing the protein MMYGNNTVAEVSWVKASLLPSLFLGACFLVGMPGNGLVVWTVLTKFPQRSFTINVILNLALADLMVMLTAPFWIYYFLNSWVFGNVMCRLLIYLVYLTVYASIFFITLMSLHRFAVVVFPFTSQMWRRPHVVCRMLLAVWLLAGVFACPTLISASTKNKVGECTDDMYFSDEHRLAVNVLEILFAFVIPLSILSICYSCMMRRIRTLRRCKEMKTGKLVAAVVGAFFVCWLPYHILNLVIISALLLKYAQPEKAKALLETTEALNNLHGSVCFLSSCLNPILYAFAARSFRGGLRETNFAKLFAKMQEDTEQKLTREGTASVQAL